A part of Podarcis muralis chromosome 13, rPodMur119.hap1.1, whole genome shotgun sequence genomic DNA contains:
- the LOC114582287 gene encoding DNA-directed RNA polymerases I, II, and III subunit RPABC5-like, translating into MIIPVRCFTCGKVVGNKWEAYLGLLQAEYTEGDALDALGLKRYCCRRMLLSHVDLIEKLLNYAPLEK; encoded by the exons ATGATCATCCCAGTTCGGTGCTTCACCTGCGGGAAAGTTGTGGGCAACAAGTGGGAAGCCTACCTGGGCCTCTTGCAGGCGGAATACACAGAAGG GGATGCGTTGGACGCCCTTGGCCTGAAGCGCTACTGCTGTCGGAGGATGCTCCTGTCACACGTGGATTTGATTGAAAAGTTGCTGAACTATGCGCCCCTGGAGAAGTAG
- the PRMT1 gene encoding protein arginine N-methyltransferase 1, which produces MAEAANCIMENFVTTLANGMSLQTPLEDVSCTQPESSGKPTAEEMTSKDYYFDSYAHFGIHEEMLKDEVRTLTYRNSMFHNRHLFKDKVVLDVGSGTGILCMFAAKAGAKRVIGIECSSISDYAVKIVKANKLDHVVSIIKGKVEEVELPVEKVDIIISEWMGYCLFYESMLNTVIYARDKWLTPDGLIFPDRATLYITAIEDRQYKDYKIHWWENVYGFDMSCIKDVAIKEPLVDVVDPKQLVTNACLIKEVDIYTVKVEDLTFTSPFCLQVKRNDYIHALVAYFNIEFTRCHKRTGFSTSPESPYTHWKQTVFYMEDYLTVKTGEEIFGTIGMKPNAKNNRDLDFTIDLDFKGQLCELSCSTDYRMR; this is translated from the exons GTCTCGTGCACCCAGCCAGAAAGCAGCGGCAAGCCAACGGCGGAGGAGATGACCTCCAAGGATTACTATTTTGATTCTTACGCCCACTTCGGGATCCACGAG GAAATGCTGAAAGATGAGGTGCGGACGCTGACCTACAGAAACTCCATGTTTCACAACCGGCACCTCTTCAAAGACAAAGTGGTCCTAGATGTTGGCAGCGGGACCGGAATCCTCTGCATGTTCGCAGCCAAGGCTGGTGCCAAGCGGGTCATTGGG ATTGAATGCTCCAGTATCTCTGACTATGCTGTCAaaattgtcaaagccaacaaacTCGATCATG TGGTGTCCATCATCAAGGGCAAAGTGGAAGAGGTGGAGCTGCCCGTGGAGAAGGTGGACATCATCATCAGTGAGTGGATGGGCTACTGCCTCTTCTACGAGTCCATGCTCAACACTGTCATCTACGCCCGGGACAAGTGGCTG ACCCCCGATGGACTCATATTTCCAGACCGTGCTACACTGTACATCACAGCTATTGAAGACCGGCAGTACAAAGATTACAAGATCCACT GGTGGGAGAATGTCTATGGCTTTGACATGTCCTGCATCAAAGACGTGGCGATCAAGGAGCCCCTGGTGGATGTTGTTGACCCGAAGCAATTGGTCACCAATGCTTGCCTCATCAAG GAGGTGGATATCTACACGGTGAAGGTGGAAGATCTCACCTTCACATCACCCTTCTGCCTCCAAGTGAAGCGCAATGACTACATCCATGCCCTGGTCGCCTATTTCAACATAGAGTTCACTCGTTGCCACAAGCGCACTGGATTCTCCACCA GTCCCGAATCTCCCTACACCCATTGGAAGCAGACAGTCTTTTACATGGAGGACTACCTAACAGTGAAGACGGGAGAGGAGATATTTGGCACCATTGGCATGAAGCCGAACGCCAAGAACAAT CGAGACCTGGACTTCACCATCGACCTGGACTTCAAGGGCCAGTTGTGTGAGCTGTCTTGCTCAACGGATTACCGGATGCGTTAG
- the LOC114608014 gene encoding tetraspanin-4-like has product MGVSRGCLLCVKVKMFVFNLIFWLGGCGVLGVGVWLAVTQGRFATLSFSFPSLSAAGLFMATGAIIMVVGFLGCLGAATEHRCLLLTFFLVLSTLFLLELVGLLVFVTCRDKFDRYAQSNLKEGLQLYETEGNVGLTRAWDVVQNEFRCCGVQNYTDWFEVRNRTWVPESCCLQQSDICQVDSASWWKEPCYEKVKRWLGENISAMGIFAACIIVVQVLGIVFSMLMYCQVRRAEKYYD; this is encoded by the exons ATGGGGGTCAGCCGCGGTTGCTTGCTGTGCGTTAAAGTGAAGATGTTCGTCTTCAACCTCATCTTCTGG CTCGGCGGCTGTGGGGTGCTCGGCGTGGGCGTATGGCTGGCTGTGACCCAGGGCCGCTTTGCCACCTTGTCGTTCTCGTTCCCGTCTCTGTCGGCAGCGGGGCTTTTCATGGCGACTGGAGCCATCATTATGGTTGTGGGCTTCCTCGGATGCCTGGGGGCGGCCACAGAGCACCGCTGCCTCCTACTGACG TTCTTCCTGGTCCTCTCCACCCTCTTCCTCCTGGAGCTGGTTGGGTTGCTGGTTTTTGTCACCTGCAGGGACAAG TTTGATAGATATGCCCAGTCCAATCTGAAGGAAGGACTTCAGCTGTATGAGACAGAGGGAAATGTGGGTTTAACCAGAGCATGGGACGTTGTGCAGAATGag TTTCGCTGCTGTGGGGTGCAGAACTACACAGACTGGTTTGAGGTCCGCAACAGAACGTGGGTTCCGGAGTCCTGCTGCTTGCAGCAAAGTGACATCTGCCAAGTGGACAGCGCCAGCTGGTGGAAGGAG CCCTGTTACGAGAAGGTGAAACGCTGGCTAGGAGAGAACATCTCAGCCATGGGCATCTTTGCCGCCTGCATCATTGTTGTCCAG GTCTTGGGCATTGTTTTCTCCATGCTGATGTACTGCCAGGTGCGGCGGGCGGAGAAATACTATGACTGA